One genomic segment of Rubeoparvulum massiliense includes these proteins:
- the acnA gene encoding aconitate hydratase AcnA — MKDVFNVKRDLQVGDQSYAYYSLKDLEEQGFGPVSRLPFSMKVLLEAAVRQVDGKSVTEEHVKQLASWSEGAGKNKEVPFKPARIVLQDFTGVPAVVDLAAMRQAMADVNGNPDRINPLVPVDLVIDHSVMVDQFGNDDALAYNMKREFERNEERYKFLRWAKDSFENFRVVPPATGIVHQVNLEYLAKVAQVKEENGQKVVFPDSLVGTDSHTTMINGLGVLGWGVGGIEAEAGMLGQPLYFVTPAVIGFKLIGQLQEGATATDLALTVVQMLRKKGVVGKFVEFYGDGLSNISLADRATVANMAPEYGATMGFFPVDDETLQYLRSTGRDEELVQLVEAYYKEQGLFRVDGMEAPQFTDTLELDLATVKPSLSGPRRPQDRIDLDEMKANWQATLQKPIQDGGFGVAADAMCKKVTVEHPNGQHSELGTGSVVIAAITSCTNTSNPSVMLGAGLLAKKAVERGLVKPAFVKSSLAPGSRVVTEYLTRAGLLPYLEKLGFNVVGYGCTTCIGNSGPLPDEVSKAIADNDLTVAAVLSGNRNFEGRIHAQVKANYLASPPLVVAYALAGNVNIDFKTEAIGQDEQGQPVYLRDIWPTAQEIAEAFKQGMDAELFRQQYASVFDANEQWNQIEAPTGQLYDWDERSTYIQNPPFFVGLKGELADIIEIRGAKVLALLGDSVTTDHISPAGNIAVDSPAGKYLQEHGVEVRDFNSYGSRRGNHEVMMRGTFANIRIRNQMIPGVEGGYTKYLPTDEVMSIYDAAMKYQQDGTSLVVLAGKEYGTGSSRDWAAKGTNLLGVKAVIAESFERIHRSNLVGMGVLPLQFAGNTGWKDLGIDGTETFDILGLSNEITPGQTVKVEAKREDGTTLQFDAIVRLDSVVDIEYYHNGGILQTVLRQLRK, encoded by the coding sequence ATGAAAGATGTTTTTAATGTAAAGCGTGATTTACAAGTTGGGGATCAATCATATGCTTACTATTCCTTGAAAGACTTGGAAGAGCAAGGATTCGGCCCTGTTTCTCGACTCCCCTTCTCTATGAAGGTACTCTTGGAAGCAGCAGTTCGGCAAGTAGACGGAAAATCTGTCACAGAAGAGCATGTCAAGCAACTAGCAAGCTGGAGTGAAGGAGCTGGCAAGAATAAAGAGGTACCATTCAAGCCTGCGCGTATTGTACTTCAGGACTTCACAGGTGTTCCAGCAGTAGTAGATCTTGCTGCTATGCGACAAGCCATGGCTGACGTGAATGGAAATCCAGATCGAATTAATCCCTTGGTACCTGTGGATTTAGTCATTGACCACTCTGTGATGGTCGACCAATTCGGTAATGACGATGCATTAGCATACAATATGAAACGGGAATTTGAACGGAATGAGGAGCGCTATAAATTCTTGCGCTGGGCAAAAGACTCATTCGAAAATTTCCGCGTTGTACCACCAGCTACCGGTATTGTGCATCAGGTAAACTTGGAGTACCTTGCCAAGGTAGCTCAGGTTAAGGAAGAGAATGGTCAGAAGGTTGTTTTCCCTGATTCCTTAGTGGGTACCGACTCCCATACCACCATGATCAATGGTCTCGGTGTACTAGGCTGGGGGGTAGGTGGAATTGAAGCGGAAGCAGGAATGCTTGGTCAACCCCTCTATTTCGTCACACCAGCGGTAATCGGATTTAAGCTAATCGGTCAATTGCAAGAGGGTGCTACTGCAACTGACTTAGCACTCACTGTTGTTCAGATGCTACGGAAAAAAGGTGTAGTTGGTAAATTTGTTGAGTTCTATGGAGATGGCCTCAGCAATATTAGCTTGGCTGACCGTGCTACCGTTGCCAACATGGCACCAGAGTATGGTGCAACCATGGGCTTCTTCCCAGTAGATGATGAGACACTTCAATACTTACGGAGCACCGGTCGTGATGAAGAGCTAGTTCAACTTGTGGAAGCTTACTATAAAGAACAAGGCTTATTCCGTGTCGATGGCATGGAGGCTCCACAATTTACGGATACTCTTGAGCTGGATCTTGCTACTGTGAAGCCAAGTCTATCTGGTCCTCGTCGTCCACAAGATCGTATCGATCTCGACGAGATGAAAGCAAACTGGCAAGCTACACTACAGAAGCCCATCCAAGATGGTGGATTTGGGGTAGCTGCAGATGCTATGTGCAAAAAGGTAACAGTGGAACATCCTAATGGTCAGCATTCTGAGCTAGGCACAGGTTCAGTGGTGATCGCTGCCATTACCAGCTGTACCAACACCTCTAATCCTAGTGTGATGCTAGGCGCAGGCTTGCTAGCGAAAAAAGCAGTGGAGCGGGGTCTTGTGAAGCCAGCCTTTGTGAAGAGCTCACTAGCACCTGGTTCCCGTGTGGTTACAGAGTACCTTACCCGTGCTGGTTTATTACCATACCTCGAAAAGTTAGGCTTCAATGTGGTAGGTTATGGCTGTACCACCTGTATTGGGAACAGTGGTCCTCTGCCTGATGAAGTGAGCAAAGCCATTGCTGACAACGATTTAACTGTGGCTGCTGTACTCTCAGGAAATCGGAACTTTGAAGGTCGGATCCATGCTCAAGTGAAGGCGAACTATCTCGCTTCGCCACCTCTTGTTGTGGCCTATGCCTTAGCTGGTAATGTGAATATTGACTTCAAGACTGAAGCCATTGGTCAAGATGAACAGGGTCAACCTGTGTATCTTCGCGATATTTGGCCTACTGCTCAAGAGATTGCCGAGGCATTTAAACAAGGAATGGACGCAGAGCTCTTCCGTCAGCAATATGCTTCCGTCTTCGATGCCAATGAGCAATGGAATCAGATTGAAGCACCGACAGGACAGCTCTATGATTGGGATGAGCGTTCTACCTATATTCAAAATCCCCCATTCTTTGTGGGATTAAAAGGTGAATTAGCGGATATTATAGAGATTCGTGGTGCGAAGGTTCTCGCTTTACTGGGGGATTCTGTAACCACAGACCATATCTCACCTGCTGGGAATATTGCTGTGGATAGCCCAGCTGGTAAATATCTACAGGAACATGGTGTGGAGGTTCGTGACTTTAACTCCTATGGGTCACGCCGTGGGAACCATGAGGTGATGATGCGCGGTACCTTCGCCAATATCCGTATTCGGAATCAGATGATTCCTGGTGTGGAAGGCGGTTATACAAAGTATCTGCCAACCGATGAAGTGATGTCCATCTATGATGCAGCCATGAAGTATCAACAAGATGGCACGTCGCTTGTTGTATTAGCAGGGAAAGAGTATGGTACAGGTAGCTCTCGAGACTGGGCAGCCAAGGGTACCAACCTTCTTGGCGTTAAAGCAGTTATCGCTGAGAGCTTCGAACGGATTCACCGTAGTAACCTCGTAGGGATGGGCGTGCTCCCACTACAGTTTGCTGGTAATACAGGCTGGAAGGACCTTGGTATCGATGGTACTGAAACCTTTGACATCCTAGGCCTCAGCAATGAGATTACACCAGGTCAAACAGTCAAAGTCGAAGCAAAACGTGAGGATGGAACAACCCTTCAGTTCGACGCCATTGTACGTCTCGACAGTGTGGTAGATATTGAATACTACCATAATGGTGGTATTCTTCAAACAGTTCTACGTCAGCTTCGTAAATAA
- a CDS encoding IclR family transcriptional regulator, producing MSNQEHEKKVPVRAVERALHILLCFLDERELTLTQIATKTGLHKSTAYRLLATLEQNGFIIREDDGEQYQLGYRIWELSNQVNTSQHPALLCLSEMEQLRDELDETVSLYVRDGYERLRIQSVESRQPIRRVAPVGVRLPLIVGASSKVLVAYEAPDVQSRLIDELASASSIQPELYRAQILQVQLQGFAKSFEEREVGAAAISVPVLTKSNRLIAALTVSGPANRLTSEQMDQILPCIQQSSERMGAKF from the coding sequence ATGAGTAATCAAGAACATGAGAAAAAAGTACCTGTTCGTGCAGTGGAGAGAGCCTTACATATTCTGCTCTGCTTTCTCGATGAACGGGAATTAACCCTAACGCAGATCGCCACCAAGACAGGACTTCATAAAAGTACTGCTTATCGCTTGCTCGCTACGCTAGAGCAAAACGGTTTCATCATCCGAGAAGATGATGGCGAGCAGTATCAATTAGGCTACCGCATCTGGGAACTTTCCAATCAGGTGAACACCTCCCAGCATCCAGCACTCCTCTGCCTATCTGAGATGGAGCAATTGCGTGATGAATTGGATGAAACGGTCAGTCTTTATGTCCGTGATGGCTATGAGCGCCTGCGCATTCAATCAGTGGAAAGCCGTCAGCCCATCCGACGTGTAGCTCCTGTGGGTGTTCGTCTTCCCCTGATTGTGGGTGCATCAAGTAAGGTGCTTGTTGCATATGAGGCACCTGATGTACAAAGCAGGTTGATCGATGAATTAGCTAGTGCCTCATCCATTCAACCAGAACTTTATCGCGCACAGATTCTTCAAGTTCAGCTCCAAGGCTTCGCAAAAAGCTTCGAAGAGCGTGAAGTCGGGGCAGCAGCCATCAGCGTTCCTGTCTTAACCAAGTCCAATCGGCTCATCGCTGCACTTACTGTCTCCGGTCCCGCTAATCGCCTTACATCCGAGCAGATGGATCAAATTCTACCGTGCATTCAGCAGTCTTCAGAGCGTATGGGTGCAAAATTTTAG
- the mnhG gene encoding monovalent cation/H(+) antiporter subunit G — MSLLSEYVISFMLIVGLFFSFLGSFGLVRLPDIYTRLHAATKSSTLGIIGLLLATGFYFWDVDKLFVGKLLLGIIFLFMTSPVGGHMIARAAYHRGVPLASISIHDDLKENHTEKE, encoded by the coding sequence GTGTCATTATTGAGCGAGTACGTGATTAGTTTCATGCTGATTGTCGGTCTTTTCTTCAGCTTTTTGGGTTCTTTTGGCCTAGTACGCTTGCCAGATATCTATACAAGACTGCATGCAGCTACGAAAAGCTCTACCTTAGGAATTATCGGTCTTTTACTGGCCACTGGTTTCTATTTTTGGGATGTGGATAAACTCTTTGTCGGGAAACTATTATTAGGGATTATCTTCCTCTTTATGACATCGCCAGTGGGAGGACATATGATCGCACGAGCTGCATATCATCGTGGTGTTCCTCTAGCATCCATTAGTATTCATGATGATCTAAAGGAAAATCATACAGAGAAGGAATGA
- a CDS encoding Na(+)/H(+) antiporter subunit F1, translating into MIEIIVNVGLVILAISILNCLYRVLRGPTRADKVIALDSLGVNLIGVIALLSMKFHTEAFADVILLFSILSFIGTVAASKYFEKGVIIERVRD; encoded by the coding sequence ATGATTGAGATCATCGTCAACGTCGGTTTAGTCATCCTAGCGATATCTATCCTCAATTGTCTATATCGTGTCTTACGTGGTCCTACACGAGCTGATAAAGTGATCGCTCTCGACTCTTTAGGGGTCAACTTAATCGGTGTGATTGCCTTACTCTCGATGAAATTTCATACCGAAGCCTTTGCTGATGTGATTTTATTGTTTAGCATCTTGTCCTTCATCGGGACAGTAGCTGCATCAAAATACTTTGAAAAGGGTGTCATTATTGAGCGAGTACGTGATTAG
- a CDS encoding Na+/H+ antiporter subunit E, whose product MAFQIVLNLALSIVWALLNDDWSFVTLVVGYVIGMGLLYVFHNFLPGTFYLKRVWAFIKLTLLFIVELIKANITVAKQVLSPKLNIQPGIFALPTELTTEFEITLLANLITLTPGTLTVNIAPEGNILYIHAMDLPDVEEAIRSIKDTFERQIMEVTR is encoded by the coding sequence ATGGCATTTCAAATTGTGCTGAACCTTGCATTATCAATTGTCTGGGCATTATTAAATGATGATTGGTCTTTTGTCACCTTGGTTGTGGGCTATGTAATCGGGATGGGATTGCTCTATGTGTTTCATAACTTTCTACCTGGAACATTCTATCTAAAGCGTGTTTGGGCTTTTATCAAGCTCACCTTACTCTTTATTGTGGAGTTGATTAAGGCCAATATTACGGTGGCGAAGCAAGTGCTTTCACCGAAACTGAACATTCAACCAGGCATCTTTGCACTACCTACAGAATTGACGACAGAGTTCGAGATTACATTGCTAGCCAATTTGATCACTTTAACACCAGGCACATTAACAGTGAACATTGCACCTGAAGGGAATATTCTCTACATTCATGCCATGGATCTTCCTGATGTGGAGGAAGCGATTCGTTCCATCAAGGATACGTTTGAACGTCAGATTATGGAGGTGACAAGATGA
- a CDS encoding Na+/H+ antiporter subunit D: MNNLIVLPIIIPFLTGIFLIFFAKHVVLQRTLSILSIFATIFVAIIVGKQIMTDGIQTLTFGGWPLPYGIAFVADMLAIVLVITANIVAVAALIFSFSTIGEDREKSYFYPLFQFMLLGVVGAFLTGDIFNLFVFFEVLLIASYVLIIIGGNKAQFRETIKYVIINIVSSTLFLIAVAYLYAVTGSLNMADLAQRIHSVEGEGILLVIAILFFLVFAMKGALFPLYFWLPGSYTVPPSAIAALFGGLLTKVGVYAIIRSFLIIFGMDSGFVQPFFFVIAGLTMVFGIFGAIASKDVRSIVAYNVIVAVGFMLMGVAFGTTTAIQGTIFYMVHDMIIKAGLFLLAGTIGYVASTHDYRQMGGLIKSYPALGWTFFLATLSLAGIPPFSGFVGKLLLIEGGFEVEQYLLVGISIAVSFLILYSLMRIFIHGFWGVSKLKEGEPRKAIGSLLFPSIFLVTLSIILGLGAEWFMPVFETIAKQLSDPTIYIDAVLKG, encoded by the coding sequence ATGAATAATTTAATTGTGCTTCCCATTATCATTCCGTTTTTAACGGGGATCTTCTTAATATTCTTTGCTAAGCATGTTGTATTGCAACGGACTTTGAGTATTCTTTCGATTTTCGCTACGATTTTTGTTGCTATTATCGTTGGTAAGCAGATTATGACAGATGGGATACAGACACTCACCTTTGGAGGATGGCCATTACCTTATGGAATTGCTTTTGTTGCGGATATGCTGGCAATTGTCCTCGTGATTACTGCCAACATCGTAGCGGTAGCTGCGCTGATCTTTTCCTTTTCAACCATTGGGGAGGATCGAGAAAAGAGCTATTTTTATCCCCTCTTTCAATTTATGCTCTTAGGGGTTGTAGGCGCTTTTCTTACCGGTGACATTTTCAACTTATTCGTTTTCTTTGAAGTGCTCTTAATTGCATCCTATGTACTTATTATCATCGGAGGAAATAAGGCACAGTTTCGTGAAACGATCAAGTATGTGATCATCAATATCGTTTCGTCAACGCTCTTCCTCATTGCAGTTGCCTATCTATATGCAGTAACTGGATCATTGAATATGGCAGATTTAGCCCAACGTATTCATTCTGTGGAAGGTGAAGGGATCTTACTGGTTATCGCCATCCTTTTCTTCCTCGTATTTGCCATGAAGGGAGCCTTATTCCCACTCTATTTCTGGTTACCAGGTTCATATACAGTACCACCAAGCGCCATTGCAGCTCTGTTTGGTGGACTCTTGACCAAGGTCGGTGTTTATGCGATTATTCGTAGTTTTCTCATCATATTTGGTATGGATTCAGGCTTCGTCCAGCCCTTCTTCTTTGTCATTGCGGGTCTCACCATGGTGTTTGGAATCTTCGGTGCGATCGCCAGCAAGGATGTACGCTCTATCGTGGCCTATAATGTCATTGTTGCTGTAGGCTTTATGTTGATGGGGGTTGCATTTGGAACCACCACCGCCATTCAAGGTACCATCTTCTATATGGTGCACGATATGATCATTAAGGCTGGACTCTTCCTCTTAGCGGGGACCATTGGTTATGTAGCATCTACCCATGATTATCGTCAGATGGGTGGTTTAATCAAATCCTACCCTGCCTTAGGCTGGACGTTCTTCTTAGCAACCTTATCCTTAGCAGGTATTCCGCCATTTAGTGGCTTTGTTGGAAAGCTACTCTTAATTGAAGGTGGCTTTGAAGTGGAACAGTATTTGTTGGTAGGGATCAGCATTGCAGTCAGTTTCCTCATTCTCTACTCATTAATGCGCATCTTTATACATGGTTTCTGGGGCGTATCGAAGTTGAAGGAAGGGGAGCCGCGTAAAGCCATCGGTTCACTTCTTTTCCCAAGTATTTTCTTGGTAACCTTATCGATTATCCTCGGATTGGGAGCAGAATGGTTTATGCCAGTGTTTGAGACCATTGCAAAACAATTGAGTGATCCCACCATCTATATTGATGCGGTGCTAAAGGGGTAA
- a CDS encoding Na(+)/H(+) antiporter subunit C, with protein sequence MELLMIVVVGVLLTVATYLVMSRNLFRIILGTVIYSHGVHLLIMTMSKLKRGAPPVITDGVTAYTDPIPQALILTSIVIGFGVTSYLLVLAYSMHKKLGTDDMDELRGVKDE encoded by the coding sequence ATGGAATTACTCATGATTGTGGTAGTTGGAGTTCTTCTCACAGTGGCCACATATCTCGTGATGTCGCGTAACCTATTCCGGATCATTCTAGGCACGGTCATCTATTCCCACGGAGTTCATCTTTTGATTATGACCATGTCTAAGCTGAAACGAGGCGCGCCACCAGTGATTACTGATGGAGTAACAGCATATACAGATCCCATACCGCAGGCGCTTATCTTAACATCCATCGTCATCGGATTTGGCGTTACTTCTTACCTATTGGTGCTTGCTTACAGTATGCACAAGAAGCTGGGTACGGATGATATGGATGAGTTGAGAGGAGTCAAAGATGAATAA
- a CDS encoding Na(+)/H(+) antiporter subunit B → MRLPRLNNVILETTTKVVSYLILAFAIYLFLAGHNNPGGGFVAGLVTASALVLNYLTFDMETIEKRKNFHFRIMIGIGLLLAVGTGLGGVLFGQAFLTHAFGMFDLPFLGETELATATIFDLGVYFVVVGVTMTIILSIGADE, encoded by the coding sequence ATGAGACTACCGCGATTAAATAATGTGATATTGGAAACTACCACAAAAGTCGTATCCTACTTAATCCTAGCCTTTGCCATCTATCTCTTTTTGGCAGGTCATAATAATCCAGGCGGTGGATTCGTAGCAGGTCTTGTCACAGCTTCAGCGCTGGTGCTTAATTATCTTACATTTGATATGGAGACCATCGAAAAGCGGAAGAACTTTCACTTCCGTATCATGATTGGGATCGGTCTTCTGTTGGCAGTTGGTACAGGGTTAGGAGGCGTATTGTTTGGACAAGCGTTTTTAACCCATGCATTTGGAATGTTTGATCTCCCGTTTCTTGGTGAGACAGAACTAGCAACTGCTACGATCTTTGATTTAGGGGTTTATTTCGTTGTCGTGGGTGTTACGATGACAATTATTCTTTCGATTGGAGCCGATGAATAA
- a CDS encoding Na+/H+ antiporter subunit A — MQLLVLAPLLFTLFVPLLYRRVKAIHVGWFVLLVPVLLFVSFLRLLPQVANGERVLQDLSWIPSLGVNFTTYLDGLSILFALIITGIGSLVVLYSIYYLNRSEQLGHFYIYLLLFMTAMLGVVLSDNMIVLYTFWELTSLSSFLLIGFWYQRDKSRFGAQKSLLLTVFGGLAMLAGIVLLYTITGTFSIREILGQKDMVAESALFLPSMLLILLGAFSKSAQFPFHIWLPDAMEAPTPVSAYLHSATMVKAGIYLIARFLPLYAVHDWWFPIVSGIGLLTLIWGSFLAVKQTDLKGILAYSTVSQLGLIIILLGFSTPLAVTAAVFHLFNHAAFKGSLFMMAGIVDHETGTRDIRRLGGLFSFMPITATVGFIATFAMAGIPPFNGFLSKEMFFAASVEYAGTLNWGFLLPALAVLGSIFTFVYSMMLFFKVFRGELQLEQLEQKPHDPPKGMLISPLILVVIILTIGLFPNLISAPILAPAVEAITLIPQEPVEIEHFHGFNWPLAMTLIVIAVGTLIYLSYRKWLHIYNHLPEFLTWNGWYDRSLRGLDRITTSLTRIQMTGSLRNYLAIIFIFIFVLSGGLLLTTDSFAFSTSDLAPVGWYEVLLALGVIAAAITVPFLTSRIAMVLTTGAIGYIVVLFFVDFRAPDLALTQLVVETISMVLFLLAFVHLPRVPKEKGSKSLKLRNLLISSSVGLLVMLIAISAHSTRLFTPISEYFIKHSYDLAGGHNIVNVILVDFRGFDTMLEILVLSIAGLGIYSMIKLRNRKEDDV, encoded by the coding sequence TTGCAGCTTCTCGTGTTGGCACCATTGCTCTTTACCCTTTTTGTACCACTGCTTTATCGAAGGGTGAAGGCCATCCATGTTGGGTGGTTCGTACTACTTGTTCCCGTTCTCTTATTCGTTAGCTTTCTTCGCTTGTTACCACAGGTGGCGAATGGAGAGAGAGTCCTGCAGGACCTATCTTGGATTCCCTCCCTCGGTGTGAATTTTACGACCTATTTAGATGGTTTGAGCATCCTTTTTGCCTTGATAATTACAGGCATTGGTTCTCTTGTTGTTCTATATTCCATCTATTATCTCAACCGCAGTGAGCAGTTGGGACATTTCTATATCTATCTTTTGCTCTTCATGACGGCCATGCTCGGTGTTGTCCTCTCCGACAACATGATTGTCCTTTATACCTTCTGGGAGCTTACAAGTCTTTCATCCTTCTTACTTATTGGCTTCTGGTATCAGCGAGATAAGTCGCGCTTTGGTGCACAGAAGTCCTTATTGTTGACGGTTTTTGGTGGACTAGCTATGCTTGCAGGAATCGTGTTACTTTATACGATTACTGGTACATTCAGTATTCGCGAAATATTGGGACAAAAAGATATGGTAGCGGAGAGTGCGCTCTTTCTCCCTAGTATGCTCTTGATCTTACTTGGTGCTTTTTCAAAATCAGCACAGTTCCCCTTCCATATCTGGTTACCGGATGCCATGGAAGCACCAACTCCTGTTAGTGCTTATCTGCACTCGGCCACCATGGTAAAGGCGGGGATCTATCTGATCGCACGCTTTTTACCACTCTATGCTGTTCATGATTGGTGGTTCCCTATCGTTTCTGGGATCGGGCTGCTCACCCTCATCTGGGGGTCCTTCCTTGCGGTGAAGCAGACTGATTTGAAGGGCATTCTGGCTTATTCCACAGTGAGCCAGCTGGGCTTAATTATCATCCTACTTGGATTCTCTACGCCACTTGCCGTCACTGCTGCTGTTTTCCATCTCTTTAACCATGCAGCATTCAAGGGTTCACTCTTTATGATGGCAGGGATAGTGGACCATGAAACTGGAACACGGGATATCCGTCGCTTAGGTGGGCTCTTCTCATTCATGCCCATTACTGCAACAGTGGGCTTTATTGCAACCTTTGCCATGGCAGGGATTCCTCCCTTTAATGGTTTCCTTAGTAAGGAGATGTTCTTTGCTGCATCGGTAGAGTATGCTGGAACGTTAAATTGGGGCTTCCTACTTCCTGCTCTTGCAGTCCTAGGGAGTATCTTTACATTTGTCTATTCGATGATGCTCTTTTTTAAGGTGTTTCGTGGTGAGCTTCAGCTTGAGCAATTGGAGCAAAAGCCCCATGATCCACCGAAAGGGATGTTGATTTCTCCATTAATTCTTGTGGTTATTATCCTTACCATCGGGTTGTTCCCAAACCTGATCTCTGCGCCAATCCTTGCACCTGCAGTGGAAGCGATTACATTGATTCCCCAGGAACCTGTAGAGATTGAACATTTTCATGGCTTTAACTGGCCGTTAGCGATGACGCTTATCGTGATCGCAGTGGGAACCTTGATTTACTTAAGCTACCGAAAGTGGCTACATATCTATAATCATCTACCTGAATTCTTAACATGGAATGGTTGGTATGATCGGAGTCTTCGCGGTCTGGATCGGATTACAACAAGTCTTACCCGTATCCAAATGACAGGCTCTCTCCGTAATTATCTAGCGATTATTTTTATCTTTATTTTCGTATTGAGTGGCGGACTTCTCCTTACTACCGATAGTTTTGCATTCTCCACTTCGGACTTAGCTCCTGTTGGCTGGTATGAGGTTCTCTTGGCGCTTGGTGTGATTGCAGCAGCTATTACCGTTCCATTTCTCACATCGAGAATTGCCATGGTTTTAACCACTGGAGCCATCGGCTATATCGTTGTTCTTTTCTTTGTAGATTTCCGTGCTCCTGACTTAGCCCTTACGCAGCTTGTGGTAGAAACCATCAGCATGGTTCTTTTCCTATTAGCCTTCGTTCATCTACCACGAGTACCGAAAGAGAAAGGCAGTAAATCCTTAAAATTGAGAAACCTGCTGATTAGTAGCAGTGTAGGATTACTCGTGATGCTAATTGCAATTTCTGCTCATAGCACACGACTCTTTACACCCATCTCTGAGTACTTTATTAAGCACTCCTATGATCTAGCTGGCGGTCATAATATTGTGAATGTAATCCTTGTTGACTTCCGTGGTTTTGATACCATGTTGGAGATTCTTGTTTTGAGTATTGCTGGTCTGGGAATCTACTCGATGATCAAATTACGGAATAGAAAAGAGGATGATGTATGA
- the mobB gene encoding molybdopterin-guanine dinucleotide biosynthesis protein B, which yields MDIGKPILQVVGYKDSGKTTLIVKVIHACNMEGWRVATLKHHGHGGRPFIHDNGTDTAKHRNAGAIVTGVEGNGTFILQINAEESISFEHLLKFYRCLDVDFVLVEGYKEGAYPKLMLVREEEEFCVASKLENLQAIISWVPLDKITSVAYQELKERIPIFHIDDEQAYLTWMIEIIAKKVDQNENRSNNA from the coding sequence ATGGACATAGGTAAGCCAATTCTACAGGTGGTAGGCTACAAGGATAGTGGTAAAACGACCTTGATCGTAAAGGTGATCCATGCCTGTAATATGGAGGGATGGCGGGTAGCAACGCTGAAGCACCATGGACATGGAGGACGTCCATTCATCCATGACAACGGCACCGATACTGCAAAACATCGTAATGCTGGTGCTATAGTTACTGGTGTAGAAGGAAATGGCACCTTTATTTTGCAAATCAATGCAGAGGAAAGCATCTCCTTCGAGCATCTTCTCAAGTTTTATCGTTGTTTGGATGTGGATTTTGTCCTTGTGGAAGGCTATAAAGAAGGTGCTTATCCAAAATTGATGCTGGTTCGTGAAGAAGAGGAGTTCTGTGTCGCTAGTAAGCTGGAGAATCTGCAGGCCATCATCAGTTGGGTGCCATTAGATAAAATTACATCCGTTGCTTATCAAGAGTTAAAAGAACGGATTCCTATCTTCCATATTGATGATGAACAAGCATACCTTACATGGATGATTGAAATCATTGCAAAAAAGGTAGATCAGAACGAAAATCGTAGTAATAACGCGTAA